The nucleotide sequence GGGCGCTCCGCCGCGCCCGGCGGCCCGCGACCTCGGCGGGCGCTGGCTGGTCCCGGGCTTCGTCGACATGCACACCCACGGCGGGGGCGGCGGCACGGTCGTGGGGGCGGACGAGCAGGCGGTCCGCACGTTCGTCGCCACGCACCGGCGGCACGGCACGACGTCGATCGTCGCGAGCCTGGTCACCGGCGAGTACGACGCGCTCGAGCACGACGTCCGGGCGCTGGCCGAGCTGACCGACGAGGGGCTGATCGCCGGCGTGCATCTGGAGGGCCCGTGGATCTCGCCGGCCCGCAAGGGCGCCCACGACGAGCGCGCGCTCCGCCCGCCGGAGCCGGACGCCGTCGATCGCCTGCTCAAAGCGGGGCGCGGCACCGTCCGCATGGTCACGCTCGCCCCTGAGCTCGACCACGGCCTGGACGCGGTCCGCGCGGTCGTCGCCGCGGGCGCCGTCGCCGCGGTCGGGCACACCGACGCGACCTACGACATCACGCGACAAGCGATCGACGCCGGGGCGACGGTCGCGACGCACCTGTTCAACGCGATGGCGCCGGTACACCACCGCGACCCGGGCCCGATCGTCGCGCTGCTGGAGGACGAGCGGGTCACGGTGGAGCTGATCCTGGACGGCGTCCACCTGCACGCCGCGGTCGCCAGGCTGGTCCGGGCGGCCGCCGGCCCACAGCGAATCGCCCTGGTCACCGACGCCATGGACGCGACGGACATCGGCGACGGCGAGTACGTGCTCGGCGAGCTGGCGGTGCGGGTCGAGAACGGGGTGGCCCGGCTGGTCGAGGGCGGCTCGATCGCCGGCAGCACGCTGACCATGGACCACGCCTTCCGGTTCGCCGTCCAGCAGGCCGGGTTCACCGTGCCCGAGGCGGTCCGCGCGACGTCGGCCACGCCGGCTCGGCTGCTGGGCATCGACGGCCGCACCGGCGCCCTCGCGCCGGGACTCGACGCCGACCTCGTCGTGCTCGACGCGGACCTCGCCGTCGACGCCGTCATGGCCCGCGGGGAGTGGACCACGCCCTGACAGAGGCCGGCCGCCTGAGCTGTTCACCGGGCGGTTGTCTGCCGATCACCAGTTGGCGCTGCCCTCGTCACGGCCCGCCGGTTGCATCGGGCGCACCCTCCCCGAAAGGGCGTGCCCCATGACCCAAGGCCTCCTGGTCGGCCGCCGGCAGCTGCTCGCCGGCGCCGGCGCGCTCGCCACCATCGCGTTCGTCCCCACGACCGCCTCTGCCGCCGACCGCGTCGTCGAGTACCCGTTCACGCTCGGCGTGTCCTCCGGCGACCCGCTCCCCGACGGCGTGGTGCTGTGGACCCGGCTCGCGCCGCGGCCGCTCGAACCCACCGGCGGCATGACGCCGCGCAGCGTCCCCGTGCGCTGGCAGGTTTCGGAGACCGACACCTTCCGCCGTCCGGTCCGCCAGGGCGTGGACCTGGCCAAGGCCGAGGACGCGCACACCGTCCACGCGGACGTGCGCGGCCTGAAGCCGCACCGGTGGTACTACTACCGCTTCATCGTCGGCGACCACGTCTCGCCCATCGGGCGCACCCGGACCGCTCCGGCGCCTGGCACGACGCCGGCGATCTCCTTCTCCTTCGCGTCCTGCTCGCACTACGAACAGGGCTACTTCACCGCCTATCGCCACTTGGCCAGTGAGAACCCGGACGTGGTCTTCCACCTCGGCGACTACATCTACGAGGGCCGGACCAACCCGAACGCTGTACGTCAGCACGTGGGACCCGAGATCGTGACCCTGGAGGACTATCGCCGCCGGCACGCGCTGTACCGCACCGACCCCGACCTGCAGGCCGCGCACCTGGTCGCGCCCTGGATCGTGACCTGGGACGACCATGAGGTCGACAACAACTACGCCGGGCTGACGCCGGAGAACCAGGACCCGGCCCAGGGCAACGGGTCGTCCGCGGACTTCGCCCGGCGCCGTTCGGCGGCCTACAAGGCGTACTGGGAGCACATGCCGCTGCGCGCGGATCGCCGGGCGACCGGGCCTGACCTGCCGCTCTACCGCGGTTTCGGCTACGGCGACACGGCGCGGTTCAGCGTCCTGGACACCCGCCAGTTCCGGACCGACCAGCCGTGCAACGACACCTTCCCGGCGACGTGCGGCGACGACTTCGACCCGTCGGCGACCATCCTCGGCGAAGCGCAGACGACCTGGCTGGAGCGCCAACTCGGGGAGTCGACCGCCGTCTGGAACGTCGTGCCGCAGCAGGTGCTGTTCGCCAACCTCGACCTGGAGGCCGGCGGCGCGGTCCCTGGCGACAACCGCGACGCAGGGCTCACCGACTCCTGGGACGGTTACCGGGTCTCCCGGCAGCGGCTCATGGACTACGTCGTGGACCGGCAGGTGGACAACTTCGTGGTGCTGACCGGGGACATCCACGCCCACTTCATGGCCGACCTGCGGCAGAACTTCGAGGACGAGTCCGCGCCGGTCATCGGCACCGAGCTGGTGTGCACGTCGATCACGTCCGGCGGCAACGGCACCGACCAGTCGGCGTACTTCGCCGCGGTGCTGCCGGAGAATCCGCACCTTCGGTACAACAGCAACCGCCGCGGCTACGTGTCGTGCCGGGTCGACCGCGACAACTACCGCGCCGACTACCGGATCCTCGACCAGGTGTCGACGCCCGGCGCGCCGCTGCGGACCGGCGCCTCGTTCGTCATCGAGGCAGGGAGCCAGGGGGCGCAGCCGGCCTGAGCCCGAGAACGCCACCCGAAAGGAATCGCGGCCACACGTGCGCCGTTGACCAGAGCGATGCAACGCGCACAGCTCGCCGACTTCCTGCGCTCGCGCCGGGCGGCGCTCCGGCCCGGCGACGTCGGCCTGCGTCCGGACGCGAGCCGGCGCCGCACGCCGGGCCTGCGCCGCGACGAGGTCGCCCTGCTCAGCGGCATCTCGACCGACTACTACACCCGGTTGGAGCAGCGCCGCGGGCCGGTGCCGTCCGGCCAGGTGCTGGCCTCGATGGCGCGTGCCCTGCGGCTGACCGGCGGCGAGCGCGAGTACCTGTTCGAGCTGG is from Jiangella alkaliphila and encodes:
- the nagA gene encoding N-acetylglucosamine-6-phosphate deacetylase, translating into MTAIAGAVMVTPDGVVEDGWLEVDGGRIAALGSGAPPRPAARDLGGRWLVPGFVDMHTHGGGGGTVVGADEQAVRTFVATHRRHGTTSIVASLVTGEYDALEHDVRALAELTDEGLIAGVHLEGPWISPARKGAHDERALRPPEPDAVDRLLKAGRGTVRMVTLAPELDHGLDAVRAVVAAGAVAAVGHTDATYDITRQAIDAGATVATHLFNAMAPVHHRDPGPIVALLEDERVTVELILDGVHLHAAVARLVRAAAGPQRIALVTDAMDATDIGDGEYVLGELAVRVENGVARLVEGGSIAGSTLTMDHAFRFAVQQAGFTVPEAVRATSATPARLLGIDGRTGALAPGLDADLVVLDADLAVDAVMARGEWTTP
- a CDS encoding alkaline phosphatase D family protein; this encodes MTQGLLVGRRQLLAGAGALATIAFVPTTASAADRVVEYPFTLGVSSGDPLPDGVVLWTRLAPRPLEPTGGMTPRSVPVRWQVSETDTFRRPVRQGVDLAKAEDAHTVHADVRGLKPHRWYYYRFIVGDHVSPIGRTRTAPAPGTTPAISFSFASCSHYEQGYFTAYRHLASENPDVVFHLGDYIYEGRTNPNAVRQHVGPEIVTLEDYRRRHALYRTDPDLQAAHLVAPWIVTWDDHEVDNNYAGLTPENQDPAQGNGSSADFARRRSAAYKAYWEHMPLRADRRATGPDLPLYRGFGYGDTARFSVLDTRQFRTDQPCNDTFPATCGDDFDPSATILGEAQTTWLERQLGESTAVWNVVPQQVLFANLDLEAGGAVPGDNRDAGLTDSWDGYRVSRQRLMDYVVDRQVDNFVVLTGDIHAHFMADLRQNFEDESAPVIGTELVCTSITSGGNGTDQSAYFAAVLPENPHLRYNSNRRGYVSCRVDRDNYRADYRILDQVSTPGAPLRTGASFVIEAGSQGAQPA